In Arthrobacter sp. B3I4, the following proteins share a genomic window:
- a CDS encoding ABC transporter ATP-binding protein has product MSDVLELAAVSVVRGAKTLLDKVDWQVKEGERWVILGPNGAGKTTLLQVAAARLHPTSGMAGILEEILGAVDVFELRPRIGLSSAALANQIPEHEKVLNVVVTAAYGVTGRWREGYEKDDERRAFALLNEWGMGPLLNRPFASLSEGERKRVQIARALMTDPELLLLDEPAAGLDLGGREDLVHRLSELARDETAPAIVLVTHHLEEVPPGFTHALLMRDGGVVASGPLQEVLTAENLSKTFGVDLDVSESAGRYSATARR; this is encoded by the coding sequence ATGAGTGATGTTCTTGAATTGGCCGCCGTCAGCGTTGTACGCGGGGCGAAGACGCTCCTCGACAAGGTTGACTGGCAGGTCAAGGAGGGTGAGCGCTGGGTGATCCTGGGTCCCAACGGCGCCGGCAAGACCACTTTGTTGCAGGTAGCCGCCGCCCGCCTGCACCCCACGTCCGGCATGGCCGGGATTCTTGAAGAGATCCTCGGCGCCGTGGACGTGTTCGAACTCCGCCCCCGGATCGGGCTGTCCTCCGCCGCCCTGGCGAACCAGATTCCGGAGCACGAAAAGGTGCTTAACGTCGTCGTTACCGCCGCCTACGGTGTCACCGGCCGCTGGCGTGAGGGTTACGAAAAGGACGACGAGCGCCGCGCCTTCGCCCTGCTCAACGAGTGGGGCATGGGGCCGCTGCTCAACCGTCCGTTCGCCTCGCTCTCTGAAGGCGAACGCAAGCGGGTGCAGATCGCACGGGCCCTCATGACGGACCCCGAACTGCTGCTCCTCGACGAGCCTGCGGCCGGCCTTGACCTGGGCGGCCGTGAGGACCTGGTCCACCGGCTCAGTGAGCTGGCCCGCGACGAGACCGCCCCCGCGATCGTGCTGGTCACCCACCACCTCGAAGAGGTCCCGCCGGGCTTCACCCACGCGTTGCTGATGCGCGACGGCGGTGTGGTTGCCTCCGGCCCGCTGCAGGAAGTGCTGACCGCGGAGAATCTCAGCAAGACGTTCGGCGTTGACCTGGACGTCAGCGAGTCCGCCGGCCGCTACAGCGCCACCGCGCGCCGCTAG
- the serB gene encoding phosphoserine phosphatase SerB, whose protein sequence is MSSNVTAVSYGVHLSAPDVQQLRQMLTGAGLAVGAESTAGDGRFSVHTAECTMPGSLTGAGLAGLREAAAAAGVEGVDTVFVPAALRQAPRKFLIMDVDSTLIQQEVIELLAAYAGKREEVTAVTEAAMRGELDFAQSLHARVAVLAGLPAGVVESVRAEVVLSEGAADLVAAFKAAGHVVAVVSGGFNQILAPIAEGLGLDYWIANELEIVDGALTGKVLGDVIDRAAKEKYLREWAAAEGIPMEHTIAVGDGANDLDMLGAAGIGIAFNAKPAVRAAADAAINMPYLDAVRHIAGV, encoded by the coding sequence ATGAGTTCGAACGTGACCGCGGTCAGTTATGGCGTGCATCTGTCCGCTCCCGACGTGCAGCAGCTGCGGCAGATGCTTACCGGCGCGGGGCTGGCGGTCGGTGCGGAGAGCACCGCCGGCGACGGCCGCTTCTCGGTCCACACCGCCGAGTGCACCATGCCGGGGTCCCTGACCGGGGCCGGGCTGGCCGGGCTGCGGGAGGCTGCCGCCGCGGCCGGCGTCGAAGGCGTTGATACGGTGTTTGTTCCGGCGGCCTTGCGGCAGGCTCCGCGGAAGTTCCTCATCATGGACGTGGACTCCACGCTGATCCAGCAGGAAGTCATCGAACTTCTGGCGGCGTACGCCGGCAAGCGCGAAGAAGTGACGGCCGTGACCGAGGCGGCGATGCGCGGCGAACTGGACTTCGCCCAAAGCCTGCACGCCCGGGTGGCGGTGCTCGCCGGGCTGCCGGCAGGCGTCGTCGAATCCGTCCGCGCCGAGGTGGTTTTGAGTGAGGGCGCTGCTGACCTGGTCGCAGCGTTCAAGGCCGCAGGGCATGTGGTGGCCGTGGTTTCCGGCGGCTTCAACCAGATCCTGGCGCCCATCGCGGAGGGCCTGGGGCTGGACTACTGGATTGCCAACGAACTGGAAATCGTCGACGGCGCCCTGACCGGCAAGGTTTTGGGTGACGTGATCGACCGGGCCGCCAAGGAGAAGTACCTGCGCGAGTGGGCCGCCGCCGAAGGTATCCCGATGGAACACACCATTGCGGTGGGCGACGGTGCCAATGACCTGGACATGCTGGGCGCGGCCGGGATCGGCATCGCGTTCAACGCCAAGCCGGCCGTCCGCGCGGCGGCGGACGCGGCCATCAACATGCCCTACCTTGACGCCGTCCGGCATATCGCCGGCGTCTAA
- a CDS encoding SDR family oxidoreductase: protein MGMLDNTTAIVTGSSRGIGAEVAKFLAAEGAAVVVNYRQKAPRANKVVTEIEAAGGRAAAVGADLTTQEGVQALASAAMENFGSLDLLVLNASGGMESGMEEGYALKLNRDAQVNMLNAAVPLMPEGSRVVFVTSHQAHFIDSVPTMPEYEPVARSKRAGEDALRELVPALADKGISLVVVSGDMIEGTVTATLLDRSNPGAIEARRAEAGKLYSVKEFAAEVAKMATADVETGHTEYVGGADYFDKASGTSN, encoded by the coding sequence ATGGGAATGCTGGATAACACGACCGCGATTGTCACCGGATCATCGCGCGGTATCGGCGCTGAAGTAGCCAAATTCCTCGCTGCAGAGGGGGCAGCCGTCGTCGTCAACTACCGCCAGAAGGCGCCGCGGGCCAACAAGGTTGTCACCGAAATCGAAGCCGCCGGCGGCCGTGCAGCCGCTGTGGGCGCGGATCTGACCACCCAGGAAGGCGTTCAGGCTCTCGCCAGCGCAGCGATGGAGAACTTCGGCTCGCTGGACCTGCTGGTCCTGAACGCCTCCGGCGGCATGGAGTCCGGCATGGAAGAAGGCTACGCGCTCAAGCTCAACCGCGACGCCCAGGTGAACATGCTCAACGCCGCGGTGCCGCTCATGCCCGAGGGCTCACGGGTGGTCTTCGTAACCAGCCACCAGGCGCACTTCATCGATTCGGTCCCCACCATGCCCGAGTACGAACCCGTCGCCCGCAGCAAGCGCGCCGGCGAGGATGCGCTCCGCGAGCTCGTGCCGGCCCTGGCGGACAAGGGCATCTCGCTGGTCGTCGTCTCCGGCGACATGATCGAAGGCACGGTCACCGCCACCCTGCTGGACCGCTCCAACCCCGGAGCCATCGAGGCCCGCCGCGCCGAGGCAGGCAAGCTCTACTCGGTCAAGGAATTCGCCGCGGAGGTCGCCAAGATGGCCACCGCCGACGTCGAGACCGGCCACACCGAGTACGTCGGCGGCGCCGACTACTTCGACAAGGCCAGCGGCACCAGCAACTAG
- a CDS encoding Hsp20/alpha crystallin family protein, whose product MADLSKWAPSDMLEPVRRFLDGDLTMASSIKVEQFQDGNTLVVRAEVPGIDPDRDVDVSVSGGMLHIRAEREEKSEHKSKDGYRSEFRYGSFTRSVALPPGAKEEDITASYKDGVLEVRAPAPAAAPAGETSKKIRVDRG is encoded by the coding sequence ATGGCTGATCTGAGCAAATGGGCGCCTTCGGACATGCTGGAGCCTGTCCGCCGGTTCCTTGACGGCGACCTCACGATGGCGTCGTCCATCAAGGTTGAGCAGTTCCAGGACGGAAACACGCTGGTGGTCCGTGCCGAAGTTCCCGGCATTGATCCGGACCGGGACGTCGACGTGTCGGTCAGCGGGGGCATGCTCCACATCCGGGCCGAGCGGGAAGAAAAATCGGAGCACAAGAGCAAGGACGGCTACCGCTCCGAGTTCCGCTACGGCTCCTTCACGCGCAGCGTCGCCCTGCCGCCCGGCGCGAAGGAAGAAGACATCACGGCCAGCTACAAGGACGGCGTCCTCGAAGTCCGCGCACCAGCCCCGGCCGCCGCGCCGGCGGGCGAGACCTCCAAGAAGATTCGGGTCGACCGCGGCTGA
- a CDS encoding beta-ketoacyl-ACP reductase: MSDATSPTPKSTGRSVLITGGNRGIGLAIAESFLANGDKVAVTYRSETALPEGILGVKADVTDESSVDAAFAEVEAAHGPVEVLVANAGITKDTLLMRMSEDDFTSVLDTNLTGAFRVIKRASKGMIRARKGRVVLISSVSGLYGAPGQINYSASKAGLVGVARSLTRELGGRGITANVVAPGFINTDMTAELPEATQKDYLSKVPAGRFAEASEVADVVRWIASDEAAYISGAVIPVDGGLGMGH; encoded by the coding sequence ATGTCTGACGCAACCTCCCCTACGCCAAAGAGCACCGGCCGCAGCGTCCTCATTACCGGCGGCAACCGCGGCATCGGCCTGGCCATCGCGGAGTCGTTCCTGGCCAACGGCGACAAGGTGGCTGTCACTTACCGGAGCGAGACGGCCCTTCCGGAAGGCATCCTCGGCGTCAAGGCCGATGTGACCGACGAATCCTCCGTCGACGCCGCCTTCGCCGAGGTCGAGGCGGCGCACGGCCCGGTCGAGGTCCTGGTGGCCAACGCCGGGATCACCAAGGACACGCTGCTGATGCGGATGAGTGAGGACGACTTCACCTCGGTTCTCGACACCAACCTCACCGGCGCATTCCGCGTAATCAAGCGAGCGTCCAAGGGGATGATCAGGGCGCGCAAGGGGCGCGTGGTGCTGATTTCCTCGGTGTCCGGACTCTACGGTGCACCCGGGCAGATCAACTACTCGGCCTCGAAGGCCGGCCTCGTCGGCGTCGCCCGTTCGCTGACCCGGGAACTCGGCGGCCGCGGCATCACCGCGAACGTCGTGGCGCCCGGCTTCATCAACACTGACATGACCGCCGAACTGCCGGAGGCCACCCAGAAGGACTATCTGTCGAAGGTCCCGGCGGGCCGGTTCGCCGAAGCATCCGAGGTCGCCGACGTCGTGCGCTGGATCGCCAGCGACGAGGCGGCGTACATCTCCGGTGCTGTGATCCCGGTTGACGGCGGTCTCGGCATGGGGCACTGA
- a CDS encoding DUF3099 domain-containing protein: protein MERDLTAVTNKNRPGERTSGEYAGDTEIHSITDAAAAHSEEMRQRMIKYAVAMGIRMVCLVLVFVVDGWFKVLPVIGAVFLPWFAVIIANGGDHAEVHSESLIDYVPLAELDAPRPDVDSGQGPPTSGEEPVTLLQGELVDDDDEDQRRAAS, encoded by the coding sequence ATGGAGCGTGATCTGACAGCTGTGACTAACAAGAACCGACCCGGTGAGCGGACGTCCGGGGAGTATGCCGGCGACACCGAGATCCACAGCATTACCGACGCCGCCGCCGCGCACTCCGAAGAGATGCGCCAGCGGATGATCAAGTACGCCGTGGCCATGGGCATCCGCATGGTCTGCCTGGTGCTCGTGTTTGTGGTGGACGGCTGGTTCAAGGTCCTCCCCGTCATCGGAGCGGTCTTCCTGCCCTGGTTCGCGGTCATCATCGCCAACGGCGGCGACCACGCCGAAGTCCACAGCGAGTCGCTGATCGACTACGTTCCGCTGGCTGAGCTGGATGCACCGAGGCCCGACGTCGACTCCGGCCAGGGCCCCCCAACGTCGGGCGAGGAGCCAGTGACCCTGCTGCAGGGTGAGCTTGTTGATGACGACGACGAAGACCAGAGACGGGCAGCTTCATGA
- a CDS encoding SURF1 family protein, producing MYRFLFSSKWLGYLLLAAIFATGCVLLGRWQMDRRAETLAEINRVVSNYSATPVPFADVRDQFVRLDPQREWTQVELRGSYDVAGQRIVRNRPLNGQPGYEVVVPFRLESGETVVIDRGWLPIGNKTPGSPDLIPAPPTGKVTVVARLKHSEPELQRGAPDGQLASIDLDAYSAQLGYPVLTGAYGQLASETPPAADMPIGFPKPSTEEGTHLSYSLQWFAFGVLMFVGFGYAARQQARNAAIDAEDAEYEDTGAADVEPGDAGYLHTSRAVPRRRPAPRKRKTATAEEEEDAILDAQGF from the coding sequence ATGTACCGCTTTCTCTTTTCCAGCAAGTGGCTGGGCTATCTGTTGCTGGCCGCAATCTTCGCCACCGGCTGCGTGCTCCTGGGCCGCTGGCAAATGGACCGCCGCGCAGAGACACTCGCCGAGATCAACCGGGTCGTCTCCAACTACTCCGCCACCCCGGTTCCGTTCGCCGACGTCCGGGACCAGTTCGTCCGCCTCGACCCGCAGCGGGAATGGACCCAGGTGGAACTGCGCGGCAGCTACGACGTCGCCGGCCAGCGGATCGTCCGCAACCGCCCGCTCAACGGCCAGCCCGGCTACGAAGTCGTGGTCCCGTTCAGGCTCGAGTCAGGCGAGACGGTGGTGATCGACCGGGGCTGGCTCCCGATCGGCAACAAAACGCCCGGCAGCCCGGACCTGATTCCGGCACCGCCGACGGGGAAGGTCACGGTGGTGGCCCGGCTCAAGCATTCCGAGCCCGAACTGCAACGCGGCGCCCCGGACGGCCAGTTGGCCTCCATCGACCTCGACGCCTACTCGGCGCAGCTCGGTTATCCGGTGCTCACCGGAGCCTACGGCCAGCTTGCCTCAGAGACCCCGCCGGCGGCGGACATGCCCATCGGTTTCCCCAAACCGTCCACCGAAGAAGGTACGCACCTGTCCTACTCGCTGCAGTGGTTCGCCTTTGGCGTGCTGATGTTCGTCGGCTTCGGCTACGCGGCGCGCCAGCAGGCCCGGAACGCCGCAATCGACGCCGAAGACGCCGAATATGAGGACACGGGGGCCGCGGACGTGGAACCCGGCGACGCCGGGTACCTGCACACCAGCCGCGCCGTGCCCCGCCGTCGTCCGGCTCCCCGCAAGCGGAAGACCGCGACGGCGGAGGAAGAGGAAGACGCCATCCTCGACGCCCAGGGATTCTGA
- a CDS encoding YbaK/EbsC family protein, producing MDSDAVATVRHALLAAGAADTVATFDTAVPTAAAAAAALGCDVAAITNSLIFELDGAPLLILASGAARVDVGKVAAQLGTGKIRRASPGFVLEHTGQEVGGVAPVGHPAKIRSLLDESLSVHPVLWAGAGDHRSMFSISYEQLQRITEAEEMPVR from the coding sequence ATGGATTCTGACGCCGTAGCGACCGTCCGGCACGCCCTGCTCGCGGCGGGCGCCGCGGACACCGTGGCTACCTTCGACACGGCCGTGCCGACCGCGGCGGCGGCAGCGGCCGCGCTGGGTTGCGACGTCGCGGCGATCACCAACAGCCTCATCTTCGAACTTGACGGCGCTCCCCTGCTGATCCTGGCCAGCGGTGCGGCAAGGGTTGATGTCGGGAAAGTCGCCGCTCAGCTGGGCACGGGCAAAATCCGCCGCGCCTCCCCCGGCTTCGTGCTCGAACACACCGGCCAGGAAGTGGGCGGCGTGGCCCCTGTCGGCCACCCGGCGAAGATCAGGTCGCTGCTGGACGAGTCCCTGTCGGTCCACCCCGTCCTCTGGGCCGGCGCGGGCGACCACCGCTCGATGTTCTCGATCAGCTACGAACAACTGCAGCGCATCACCGAAGCCGAGGAAATGCCCGTCCGCTAA
- a CDS encoding ABC-F family ATP-binding cassette domain-containing protein: MITVQDLELRAGARLLMDQVSFRIDKGDKIGLVGRNGAGKTTLTRVLAGEGLPAAGKVTRSGEIGYLPQDPRTPDMEQLARDRILSARGLDIAVGKLRVAHEEMASEDANVQRKAMNRYDRLESEFLAAGGYAAEAEAASICSNLALPDRLLNQPLKTLSGGQRRRVELARILYSDAETMLLDEPTNHLDADSIAWLREFLKNHQGGLIVISHDTELLEATVNKVFLLDANRAQIDIYNMDWKRYLTQRETDERARKRERANAEKKAQVLMDQANKMRAKATKAVAAQNMAKRAERLLGGLEAVRENDRVAALRFPDPSPCGKTPLTADGLSKSYGSLEIFTDVDLAIDRGSKVVILGLNGAGKTTLLRMLAGVDKPDTGKVIPGHGLKVGYYAQEHETLDVDRTVLQNMRSSAPDMNDAEVRGILGSFLFSGDDVDKPAGVLSGGEKTRLALATIVASSANVLLLDEPTNNLDPASRSEILGALRNYTGAVVLVSHDEGAVEALNPERVVLLPDGIEDHWNEDYLDLITLA; the protein is encoded by the coding sequence TTGATTACCGTCCAGGATCTCGAACTGCGCGCCGGCGCCCGTCTGCTTATGGACCAGGTGAGCTTCCGGATCGACAAGGGAGACAAGATCGGCCTCGTCGGCCGGAACGGTGCAGGCAAGACCACGTTGACCCGCGTGCTGGCCGGTGAGGGTCTGCCCGCGGCCGGCAAGGTCACCCGCAGCGGCGAGATCGGCTACCTGCCGCAGGACCCCCGCACCCCGGACATGGAGCAGCTGGCCAGGGACCGCATCCTGTCCGCCCGCGGCCTGGACATCGCCGTCGGCAAGCTGCGGGTGGCGCACGAGGAAATGGCCAGCGAGGACGCGAACGTCCAGCGCAAGGCGATGAACCGCTACGACCGGCTGGAGTCGGAGTTCCTGGCCGCGGGCGGCTACGCCGCCGAGGCCGAAGCGGCGTCCATCTGCTCCAACCTCGCGCTCCCGGACCGGCTGTTGAACCAGCCGCTGAAGACCCTCTCCGGCGGCCAGCGCCGCCGCGTGGAGCTGGCCCGGATCCTGTACTCCGATGCCGAGACCATGCTGCTCGATGAGCCCACCAACCACCTCGACGCCGATTCCATCGCGTGGCTGCGCGAGTTCCTCAAGAACCACCAGGGCGGTCTGATCGTGATCAGCCACGACACCGAACTGCTCGAGGCGACGGTGAACAAGGTCTTCCTGCTGGATGCCAACCGTGCGCAGATCGACATCTACAACATGGACTGGAAGCGCTACCTGACCCAGCGCGAAACCGACGAGCGGGCCCGCAAGCGGGAACGCGCCAACGCCGAAAAGAAGGCCCAGGTCCTGATGGACCAGGCCAACAAGATGCGCGCCAAGGCCACGAAGGCCGTCGCCGCGCAGAACATGGCCAAACGTGCGGAGCGGCTGCTCGGCGGACTGGAAGCGGTCCGCGAAAACGATCGCGTCGCCGCCCTGCGCTTCCCGGACCCCTCACCCTGCGGCAAGACCCCGCTGACCGCCGACGGCCTCAGCAAGTCCTACGGGTCGCTGGAGATTTTCACCGACGTCGACCTCGCGATCGACCGCGGCTCCAAGGTCGTCATCCTGGGCCTGAACGGCGCCGGCAAAACCACCCTGCTGCGCATGCTTGCCGGCGTCGACAAGCCCGACACCGGCAAGGTCATCCCCGGCCACGGCCTGAAGGTCGGCTACTACGCGCAGGAACACGAAACCCTCGACGTGGACCGCACCGTGCTGCAGAACATGCGGTCCTCGGCGCCGGACATGAACGACGCAGAGGTCCGCGGGATCCTGGGTTCGTTCCTGTTCTCCGGCGACGACGTCGACAAGCCTGCCGGTGTGCTCTCCGGCGGTGAGAAGACCCGCCTGGCGCTGGCCACCATTGTGGCGTCGAGCGCCAACGTGCTGCTCCTGGACGAGCCGACCAACAACCTCGACCCCGCCAGCCGCTCCGAAATCCTCGGCGCGCTGCGCAACTACACCGGCGCCGTCGTCCTGGTGAGCCACGACGAGGGCGCCGTCGAGGCCCTCAACCCGGAGCGCGTCGTATTGCTGCCCGACGGCATTGAGGACCACTGGAACGAGGACTACCTGGATTTGATCACGCTGGCGTAG
- a CDS encoding biotin transporter BioY, producing MNNDNAVTAAASEDQSSEGGAAGSLRRFPSGAARKRWDATDLGLIAVFAALLAASALVAAIPVGGLGVPITLQTLAVMLTGLALGPGRAFAAVGLYLLLGLAGLPIFSGGRGGLGALAGPSAGYLVGFLLAATAAGALTVVVLRRTAGRSGRIRAVLLFCAAMVSSIIFVHGLGILGMVLNAKLSISAAFLADLPFYPGDVLKNILAVAVALALHRAFPDLLVRRVRGGTELRPSKRA from the coding sequence ATGAACAACGACAACGCCGTCACCGCAGCCGCTTCCGAGGACCAGAGTTCCGAGGGCGGGGCGGCCGGCAGCCTTCGGCGGTTTCCTTCCGGCGCCGCACGGAAGCGCTGGGACGCCACGGACCTGGGTCTGATCGCCGTTTTCGCCGCCCTCCTGGCCGCTTCGGCCCTCGTTGCCGCCATCCCGGTGGGCGGCCTGGGCGTACCTATCACCCTGCAGACCCTCGCCGTGATGCTCACCGGACTTGCCCTGGGTCCTGGCCGGGCCTTCGCCGCCGTCGGGCTCTACCTGCTTCTGGGCCTGGCCGGCCTGCCGATCTTCAGCGGCGGCCGCGGCGGCCTCGGTGCGCTGGCCGGCCCGTCGGCCGGATACCTCGTCGGGTTCCTGCTGGCCGCGACGGCGGCCGGTGCGCTGACCGTCGTCGTCCTGCGCCGGACGGCCGGCCGTTCCGGCAGGATCCGGGCCGTGCTGCTCTTTTGCGCCGCGATGGTGAGCAGCATCATCTTCGTGCACGGGCTCGGCATCCTCGGCATGGTGCTCAACGCCAAGCTCAGCATCTCCGCTGCCTTCTTGGCCGACCTCCCGTTCTACCCTGGCGACGTGCTGAAGAACATCCTTGCCGTTGCGGTCGCGCTGGCGCTGCACAGGGCGTTCCCGGACCTGCTGGTCCGGCGCGTCCGGGGCGGGACCGAGCTGCGTCCGAGTAAACGCGCGTGA
- a CDS encoding energy-coupling factor ABC transporter ATP-binding protein, with protein sequence MSIVLERASVRVAVEGRADPKVLLDSISLSLPERRIGVIGANGSGKSTLLRLLNGLVPPSSGTVTVSGSDTVRDVRAVRRRVGFVFTDPLSQLVMPTGREDVELSLRRSVRNPRERRARAEAVLDRFGMLGLADQSVYELSGGERQLVALAAVLAVGPDVLVLDEPSTLLDLRNRELLRRTLAGLDQQVILSTHHLELTLDLDRVLVVDGGRIAFDGAAAAAVAHYRALCALQPAAGAAAAAGQPATGETAAGETAAGEAGRP encoded by the coding sequence GTGAGTATCGTCCTTGAGCGTGCGTCCGTCCGGGTGGCGGTTGAGGGCCGGGCGGACCCCAAAGTCCTGCTCGATTCCATCTCGCTGAGCCTGCCGGAGCGCCGGATCGGCGTGATCGGGGCCAACGGTTCGGGCAAGTCCACGCTGCTGCGGCTGCTGAACGGCCTGGTGCCGCCGAGCTCCGGAACGGTCACGGTGTCCGGTTCCGACACGGTCCGGGACGTCCGCGCTGTCCGCAGGCGTGTCGGCTTCGTCTTTACCGATCCGCTGTCACAGCTGGTGATGCCGACGGGGCGCGAGGACGTGGAACTCTCGCTGCGCCGGTCGGTGCGGAACCCACGGGAACGGCGGGCCCGGGCCGAAGCGGTGCTGGACCGCTTCGGGATGCTGGGACTCGCTGACCAGAGCGTCTACGAGCTCTCCGGCGGGGAACGCCAGCTGGTGGCGCTCGCGGCGGTGCTGGCCGTCGGCCCGGACGTCCTGGTTCTGGACGAGCCGTCCACCCTGCTGGACCTGCGGAACCGGGAGCTGCTGCGGCGCACCCTCGCCGGCCTGGACCAGCAGGTCATCCTCTCCACCCACCACCTTGAACTGACCCTGGACCTTGACCGGGTGCTGGTCGTCGACGGCGGCAGGATCGCGTTCGACGGCGCCGCGGCGGCCGCCGTCGCGCATTACCGGGCGTTGTGCGCACTGCAGCCGGCTGCCGGGGCGGCGGCGGCTGCCGGGCAGCCGGCTACCGGGGAAACGGCGGCCGGGGAAACGGCGGCCGGGGAGGCGGGGCGGCCGTGA
- a CDS encoding energy-coupling factor transporter transmembrane protein EcfT, translating into MRGHGFLLATYVPGASPVHRAPLWVKFLLVLACGMASFLIVDWAVAAAGLTLLCAVYLWSGAGFRRLIGAVRPVLPVLAVIGLFQWWQLGGAVAARIVLNVLVAVVAASILTATTPVQTLLDGVASLARPFRRFGADPERFALTIAIMLRSIPFIAGAYADVRDAARARGLERNPRALVLPVFITTVAFARQTGEALAARGLGEPEGRQE; encoded by the coding sequence GTGAGGGGCCACGGCTTCCTGCTCGCGACCTACGTGCCGGGCGCCTCGCCGGTGCACCGGGCTCCGTTGTGGGTGAAGTTCCTGCTGGTGCTCGCGTGCGGCATGGCGTCCTTCCTCATCGTTGACTGGGCTGTGGCTGCCGCGGGCCTGACCCTGCTCTGCGCGGTCTACCTGTGGAGCGGCGCCGGTTTTCGCCGCCTCATCGGGGCCGTCCGGCCGGTCCTGCCGGTGCTCGCGGTGATCGGATTGTTCCAGTGGTGGCAGCTCGGCGGAGCGGTGGCAGCCCGGATTGTCCTCAACGTCCTGGTCGCCGTCGTGGCGGCATCGATTCTGACGGCCACGACGCCGGTCCAGACCCTCCTGGATGGCGTAGCCTCGCTGGCCCGGCCCTTTCGCCGGTTCGGCGCCGACCCGGAACGCTTCGCGCTGACCATCGCGATCATGCTGCGGAGCATCCCGTTCATTGCCGGTGCCTACGCCGACGTTCGCGACGCCGCCCGCGCCCGCGGCCTGGAGCGCAACCCCCGCGCGCTGGTCCTCCCCGTCTTCATCACCACGGTGGCCTTCGCCCGGCAGACCGGCGAAGCACTCGCGGCCCGCGGCCTCGGCGAGCCGGAGGGCCGGCAAGAATAG